From a region of the Zingiber officinale cultivar Zhangliang chromosome 10B, Zo_v1.1, whole genome shotgun sequence genome:
- the LOC122029964 gene encoding uncharacterized protein LOC122029964, giving the protein MDDQSRSSAPVESLVSRLDQFDLRLRQIEEKQRLLPAPECYFTADVKLLAKKRRGGGGGGGQHCRYTSLSAMHDLEIKDALLDRLHMLETRIRQLSSELDKDIGGGGASPAETVVRAEKNKESGGARSWRSVVSFKSGARELPSQKPIVIKVSARPPNLMREVIDRGN; this is encoded by the exons ATGGACGACCAAAGTCGATCATCTGCTCCGGTGGAATCCCTCGTCAGCCGGCTCGACCAATTTGATCTTCGG TTGAGGCAGATAGAGGAGAAGCAGAGACTCCTCCCTGCGCCGGAATGCTACTTCACCGCCGACGTGAAGCTCTTGGCGAAGAAGCgccgcggcggcggcggcggcggcggccaacACTGCCGATACACTTCCCTGTCCGCCATGCACGACTTGGAAATCAAGGACGCTCTTTTGGACCGTCTCCACATGCTCGAGACGCGAATCCGTCAG CTGAGTTCGGAGCTGGACAAGGACATCGGCGGTGGCGGCGCCTCCCCTGCGGAGACTGTAGTGCGCGCAGAGAAGAACAAGGAGAGCGGCGGCGCCCGGTCGTGGAGGTCGGTGGTTTCGTTCAAGAGCGGCGCCCGTGAGCTCCCGAGTCAGAAGCCCATCGTCATAAAGGTGAGCGCGCGGCCTCCTAACTTGATGCGCGAGGTGATCGATCGAGGTAATTAA
- the LOC122029649 gene encoding probable calcium-binding protein CML31, with protein MDGTIPKKKERASALSKLITLFCGAKSPPKKQGKTEAEQSLPAVSVSKSSSSSLHHVFCYFDENGDGKISATELQSCMRSIGEELSHEDAVSVVESSDSDGDGLLGFDDFVRLVEGDESEEKEKNLREAFKVYQEAGDGCITPRSLRRALGKLGETKSVEECTVMIRQYDINGDGVITFDEFRIMMF; from the coding sequence ATGGACGGCACGATACCGAAGAAGAAGGAGCGCGCGAGTGCATTGTCGAAGCTGATCACTCTGTTCTGCGGCGCGAAATCGCCGCCCAAGAAACAGGGGAAAACAGAGGCCGAGCAGTCGCTTCCGGCGGTGAGCGTCTCcaagtcgtcgtcgtcgtcgttgcACCATGTTTTCTGCTACTTCGACGAGAACGGCGACGGGAAGATCTCGGCGACGGAGCTGCAGAGCTGCATGCGGTCGATAGGGGAGGAGCTGTCGCACGAGGATGCGGTGTCGGTGGTGGAGTCGAGCGACAGCGACGGCGACGGCTTGCTGGGGTTCGACGACTTTGTGAGGCTGGTGGAAGGGGACGAGagcgaggagaaggagaagaatctGAGGGAGGCGTTCAAGGTGTACCAGGAGGCCGGCGACGGGTGCATCACGCCGAGGAGCCTGCGCCGGGCGCTTGGGAAGCTCGGGGAGACGAAGAGCGTGGAGGAGTGCACGGTTATGATCCGGCAGTACGATATCAACGGCGATGGCGTCATCACGTTCGATGAGTTCCGGATAATGATGTTCTAG
- the LOC122029507 gene encoding phototropin-2-like encodes MIPTSGKPEQESQEDIAISDAEANQLLASHSMVTPEKITDTELSEKWMAFPTGGSKMHPVSSEILEETSKDGSIQLLNQRLGEWGIAVSSDRNKISESLIRASGEGNKLSMDRFSGSARPSDDSSYPRGSVPRVSQELKDALSSLQQTFVVSDATKPDCPIVYASTGFFTMTGYSAKEIIGKNCRFLQGPETDRLEIEKIKEAMRTGKTYCGRLLNYKKDGTKFWNLLTVTPIRNEDGNIIKYIGMQVEVSKYTEGLNDKTLRPNALPMSLIRYDARQQAEAISSIEEVVQTLKHPHNHSQSEDHDTFSKLDEGKQIHVDSPYQDSRENKNLKAPSGLAPPLDAKLDLPMMSTRKSGRSSLIGFRARKQSSIERYEPVIEPEILMTKEVQRTESWDRVEREKDMRQGIDLATTLERIEKNFVITDPRLPDNPIIFASDSFLELTEYSREEILGKNCRFLQGPETDQGTVAKIRDAIRDQREVTVQLINYTKSGKKFWNLFHLQPMRDQKGELQYFIGVQLDGSDHVEPLRNRLSERTEIKSAKVVKATAENVDEAVRELPDPNLRPEDLWEIHSKPVFPKPHKKENSSWLAIEKVIGKGETIGLKHFKPIKPLGCGDTGSVHLVELQGTGELFAMKAMDKSIMLNRNKVHRACIEREIYSLLDHPFLPTLYTSFQTTTHVCLITDFCPGGELFALLDKQPMKIFKEEAARFYAAEVVVGLEYLHCQGIIYRDLKPENILLQKDGHVVLTDFDLSFLTNCKPQVIKQPLPSKRRKSRDFAPPTFVAEPNTQSNSFVGTEEYIAPEIITGAGHSSAIDWWALGILLYEMMYGRTPFRGKNRQKTFANILRKDLTFPSSIPVSLAARQLIHGLLNRDPVNRLGSKTGANEIKQHSFFREINWPLIRCMTPPELEVPLQVTGREPDSKVKDAQWADEQMPTDSLQNL; translated from the exons ATGATACCAACCTCAGGGAAACCAGAACAGGAAAGTCAAGAAGACATAGCGATATCTGATGCAGAAGCTAACCAGTTACTAGCTAGCCATAGTATGGTTACCCCAGAGAAGATTACTGACACAGAACTGTCAGAAAAGTGGATGGCATTTCCAACTGGGGGCTCTAAAATGCATCCCGTATCCTCTGAAATACTAGAGGAGACCAGTAAAGACGGAAGCATTCAATTGCTGAACCAAAGGCTTGGAGAGTGGGGAATTGCAGTTAGCTCAGACAGGAACAAAATAAGTGAGAGTTTAATAAGAGCATCAGGAGAGGGAAACAAATTATCTATGGACAGATTTTCAGGCTCTGCAAGGCCTTCCGATGACTCAAGTTATCCGAGGGGTTCAGTTCCTAGAGTTTCTCAAGAACTAAAAGATGCACTCTCTTCTCTGCAGCAGACATTTGTTGTTTCAGATGCAACCAAGCCTGATTGTCCTATAGTGTATGCTAGTACTGGGTTTTTCACCATGACCGGATACTCAGCTAAGGAAATTATTGGCAAAAACTG TCGTTTCCTTCAAGGTCCAGAAACTGATAGATTGGAAATTGAAAAGATAAAAGAAGCTATGAGGACAGGGAAAACTTATTGTGGAAGGCTATTAAACtacaagaaggatggcacgaagtTTTGGAACCTTCTTACTGTAACACCTATAAGGAATGAGGATGGAAATATCATCAAGTACATAGG AATGCAGGTTGAGGTCAGCAAATACACCGAAGGTCTAAATGACAAGACATTGCGTCCAAATGCCTTGCCAATGTCCTTAATTCGTTATGATG CACGACAACAGGCGGAGGCCATATCTTCTATAGAGGAGGTTGTCCAAACTCTGAAGCATCCTCACAATCACTCACAATCTGAAGATCACGATACTTTCTCTAAGCTTGATGAGGGCAAGCAAATCCATGTTGACTCTCCGTATCAAGACTCGCGAGAGAATAAGAATCTCAAGGCACCAAGTGGATTGGCCCCTCCATTGGATGCTAAACTAGACTTACCCATGATGAGCACAAGAAAATCTGGTCGTTCTTCATTAATTGG ATTTAGGGCAAGAAAACAAAGTTCAATTGAAAGGTACGAACCTGTTATTGAGCCTGAGATTCTGATGACCAAAGAAGTCCAACGCACAGAAAGTTGGGACCGTGTGGAAAGAGAGAAAGACATGCGACAAGGAATTGATTTAGCCACAACTTTGGAGCGCATAGAAAAGAATTTTGTGATAACGGATCCGAGACTCCCAGATAATCCAATT ATATTTGCATCGGATAGCTTTCTTGAATTGACGGAGTATTCACGAGAAGAAATTTTAGGAAAAAATTGTCG GTTTCTTCAAGGACCTGAAACAGACCAAGGAACTGTTGCAAAGATAAGAGATGCCATAAGAGACCAAAGGGAAGTGACAGTCCAATTAATTAATTACACAAAGAGTG GAAAAAAATTTTGGAACTTGTTCCACTTGCAACCGATGCGTGATCAAAAG GGAGAGCTTCAATACTTTATTGGTGTGCAACTAGATGGAAGTGATCATGTTGAACCCCTTAGAAACCGTTTGTCAGAGAGGACCGAGATAAAAAGTGCTAAAGTG GTGAAGGCTACAGCTGAGAATGTTGATGAAGCTGTTCGAGAACTTCCTGATCCCAACTTG AGACCAGAGGATTTATGGGAAATCCATTCAAAACCTGTCTTTCCAAAGCCTCACAAAAAGGAAAATTCTTCATGGTTAGCTATTGAAAAG GTCATTGGAAAAGGTGAAACAATTGGTTTGAAACATTTCAAGCCTATTAAACCATTAGGATGTGGAGATACTGGGAG TGTACATTTGGTGGAACTGCAAGGTACTGGTGAATTATTTGCCATGAAGGCAATGGACAAGTCCATAATGTTGAACCGTAACAAG GTTCACCGGGCATGCATAGAGAGGGAGATTTATTCATTGTTGGaccatccttttcttccaacgCTATACACTTCTTTTCAG ACCACAACACACGTCTGCCTAATTACAGACTTTTGTCCTGGAGGAGAACTATTTGCGTTGCTTGATAAGCAACCTATGAAGATTTTCAAAGAAGAAGCTGCAAG GTTCTATGCTGCTGAAGTTGTAGTTGGCCTTGAATATCTCCACTGCCAAG GTATCATTTACCGTGATCTGAAGCCTGAAAACATCTTACTTCAGAAGGATGGGCATGTGGTGTTGACAGATTTTGATTTATCCTTCTTGACAAATTGCAAACCACAA GTGATAAAACAACCATTACCttcaaagagaagaaaatctagAGATTTTGCTCCACCAACATTTGTAGCAGAACCAAATACTCAATCCAATTCATTTGTTGGAACAGAAGAGTATATAGCTCCA GAGATCATCACAGGAGCAGGGCATAGCAGTGCTATTGACTGGTGGGCCCTCG GAATCTTGTTGTATGAGATGATGTATGGTCGTACACCTTTCAGAGGGAAAAATAGACAGAAGACTTTTGCAAATATTTTACGCAAGGACCTTACATTTCCTAGTAGCATACCG GTTAGCCTTGCAGCAAGGCAGCTAATACATGGATTACTGAACAGAGATCCTGTTAATCGTTTGGGATCAAAAACTGGTGCCAATGAAATCAAGCAACATTCCTTCTTCCGTGAAATCAATTGGCCTCTTATTCGTTGCATG ACACCGCCTGAGTTAGAAGTTCCACTTCAGGTGACTGGAAGGGAACCTGATTCCAAGGTGAAGGATGCACAATGGGCTGATGAACAAATGCCTACTGATTCTCTACAGAATCTGTGA
- the LOC122029508 gene encoding wall-associated receptor kinase 2-like, whose product MASWPAHLFLLLLCLVLLAGAATPQTAPPPSVDSADRWARPGCRSKCGNVSIPYPFGIDPGCFRKGFGINCTNGTAYLGRGPGHNIEVVDILQGTPYLQGTLVVNQYIAYDCYDQNGERSNHYEHWMNISRLPNYKFSRVRNKFVAVGCDALGYIWSDWVNTFWTGCLSYCTNASFVPNGTCSGIGCCTAPIPMDLRYFSLFVTSFHNHSNSRFAPCSYAFLADEGKLDFTLSSFTEDRTREKAPVTLDWAIMNQTCEEANRTDDFACVSPNSYCLNSTNGPGYLCNCSQGFQGNPYLDGSNGCSDIDECSADTSPCAKRCHNREGSYSCSCPWYMYGDGRIDGSGCTSILRILYVSLGVGLSLFFLIAIGSWLYWIHKKRKLGELKQHFFEKNGGSLRPDIRLFSSQELEAASDNYNQSRILGEGGAGTVYRGVLPNQNVIAIKKAKISNDEAEVQQFINEVEVLSSINHRNVVKLLGCCLESQVPMLVYEFVPNGTLAHHVHDEGHIGSLSLEARLRISSEVAGALSYLHSAASTPVIHRDVKTTNILLDHNLTAKVSDFGASRLVPLDQNGLVSLVRGTFGYLDPEYFQTGEFTDKSDVYSFGVVLVELLTGKKPVAKTQAVKNLATLFMDCVNSGRLVEILEERVVDEGTPELLEAAAELAMRCLSLKSNDRPLMREVAMELEALTRWKKHPWGNVDVEEGDSLLAKVGSSSPSVLHDSANSSMEPMVPFEIVR is encoded by the exons ATGGCATCCTGGCCGGCGCACTTATTTCTGCTCCTCCTCTGCCTTGTACTGCTAGCAGGAGCGGCAACCCCCCAAACAGCACCGCCGCCGTCGGTCGACTCCGCCGACAGGTGGGCGCGACCAGGGTGCCGGTCCAAGTGCGGCAACGTGAGCATCCCCTACCCCTTCGGCATCGACCCCGGCTGCTTCCGTAAAGGCTTCGGGATCAACTGCACCAACGGCACGGCCTACCTCGGCCGCGGCCCCGGCCACAACATCGAGGTGGTGGACATCCTCCAGGGCACGCCCTACCTCCAGGGCACCCTCGTCGTCAACCAATATATCGCCTATGATTGCTACGACCAGAACGGAGAGCGATCAAATCATTACGAGCACTGGATGAATATTAGCCGTCTCCCAAACTACAAGTTCTCCCGTGTCCGGAACAAATTCGTGGCCGTTGGCTGTGACGCCCTGGGCTACATTTGGAGTGACTGGGTGAACACTTTCTGGACAGGATGCTTGTCCTACTGCACCAACGCCAGCTTCGTGCCCAATGGTACATGCTCCGGCATCGGCTGCTGCACCGCGCCCATTCCCATGGATCTCCGCTACTTCTCGCTGTTCGTCACTAGCTTTCACAATCATTCCAACAGCAGGTTCGCCCCCTGCAGCTACGCCTTCCTGGCCGACGAGGGAAAACTCGACTTTACCCTATCTAGCTTCACCGAAGACAGAACCAGGGAGAAGGCGCCAGTGACGCTGGATTGGGCCATCATGAACCAGACCTGTGAGGAAGCAAACCGCACTGACGACTTCGCGTGCGTCTCCCCCAACAGCTACTGCTTGAACTCTACTAATGGTCCGGGCTACCTCTGTAATTGTTCGCAAGGTTTCCAGGGCAACCCGTACCTCGATGGTTCAAATGGATGCTCAG ACATCGACGAGTGCTCAGCTGATACTTCGCCATGTGCCAAACGGTGCCATAATAGAGAGGGGAGCTATTCTTGCTCTTGCCCATGGTACATGTATGGCGATGGCCGAATAGATGGAAGCGGATGCACATCCATACTGAGAATACTGTATGTCAGTTTAG GTGTTGGATTGAGCCTCTTTTTCCTTATTGCGATTGGGTCATGGCTGTACTGGATTCACAAGAAGAGAAAGCTCGGAGAGCTGAAGCAGCACTTCTTCGAGAAGAACGGCGGTTCGTTGCGACCGGACATCAGACTCTTCTCCTCACAGGAGCTTGAAGCCGCATCTGATAACTACAACCAGAGCCGAATCCTCGGCGAGGGTGGCGCCGGAACAGTCTATCGCGGCGTACTTCCTAATCAAAACGTGATCGCAATCAAAAAGGCCAAGATAAGCAACGACGAAGCCGAAGTCCAACAGTTCATAAATGAAGTCGAGGTTCTCTCCAGTATCAATCACCGGAATGTGGTGAAGCTCCTGGGGTGCTGCCTCGAGTCTCAAGTCCCCATGCTCGTTTACGAGTTCGTGCCTAATGGCACGCTCGCCCACCACGTCCACGATGAAGGCCACATAGGCTCTCTGTCATTGGAAGCTCGTCTAAGGATCTCTTCGGAAGTAGCTGGAGCCTTGTCCTACCTCCACTCTGCAGCTTCTACTCCCGTCATCCACAGAGATGTCAAGACTACCAACATACTTCTCGACCACAATTTAACTGCAAAAGTGTCCGATTTCGGAGCTTCCAGATTGGTTCCTCTAGATCAGAACGGATTGGTGTCGTTGGTTCGTGGCACCTTTGGCTACCTGGACCCGGAATATTTCCAAACAGGGGAGTTCACTGATAAAAGCGACGTCTATAGTTTCGGCGTTGTTTTGGTTGAGCTATTGACAGGGAAGAAGCCTGTGGCTAAGACGCAAGCTGTCAAGAATTTAGCCACACTTTTCATGGACTGCGTGAATTCTGGTCGACTTGTTGAAATATTGGAGGAACGCGTGGTCGATGAAGGAACTCCGGAGTTGCTTGAAGCAGCCGCGGAGCTCGCCATGAGATGCTTGAGCTTGAAAAGCAATGACCGACCATTGATGAGAGAAGTGGCTATGGAACTGGAGGCATTGACAAGGTGGAAGAAACATCCTTGGGGCAATGTTGATGTGGAAGAGGGAGACAGCTTGCTGGCTAAGGTTGGAAGCTCTTCTCCGTCGGTTCTCCATGATTCTGCGAATTCTTCCATGGAACCCATGGTGCCCTTCGAGATTGTCAGATAA